The genomic DNA ATATCAGCACAAGAAGCCCGAATTTCCATGGAAACGCAACAATCGAAGAAGAGGTGGTGAATAGTTTCATCTACCCCACAGAACAAGCAAGTTTAGTGAAGTTTGAAAGTGAATCCCTGAAAAAGGGGTTATGCTAGAATATAGTGAAGACTGGGAATCTAGACAAGTATCTTTAAAGATCTGTATATTAGTAATTAAAAGCATACTataatcttcatgtaaaataGTTCATATTTTgttctataaaaatatttattcaaATAAAGTAAGGATATTGAAATCTTAAGTGCTGGTTCACCAAATATTGTTTGCCATTAAAATAATTTTTCAGTATCTGTCACAGAGAAACATTATTGTAGCTAGATAGATAACTGAAAGATTCAAAGGAACATATATTGTATCTGTTGTGTTTGAATTTTGTGCTCTACATGTTGACAGGTCTGAGCATTGTTTCAGCACTCGGAAGTGGTGCAATGCTTCTCATTTTAGTTGTTGGCACTATGTATTTGAAACGTAAAATTAAGATGCAGAGGTTAGAAAGGAtgaaactgaaatttttcgaacaAAATCGTGGGCAATTGCTTCAACTGTTGGTATCTGAGAGGGCAGATATCGCCGAAGGAATGATTATAACGTTGAATGAGCTACAGCAGGCTACAAACAACTTTGACAAAGCACTTaggctcggcggcggagggcatGGCAGTGTTTACAAGGGAATTTTGTTGAGCCAAGATGTTGTTGCCATCAAGAGGTCCAACATTGTGATTCAAAGAGAGATTGATGAGTTCATAAATGAGGTTGCAATCCTTTCTCAAGTTAAACATAGGAATATTGTAAAACTACTCGGATGCTGCCTTGAAACAGAAGTTCCACTACTTGTTTATGAGTTCATTTCCAACGGGACTCTatatgctcatcttcatgttagAGATCCCATATCACTATCTTGGAATGATAGGTTGAGGATTGCAGTTGAAACTTCCAAAGCACTTGCTTATCTTCATTCGCTTGTTTCTAGGCCAATAATTCACAGGGATATCAAGTCAACTAATATACTTCATGATGATAATTTGACAGTCAAATTATCAGATTTTGGAGCTTCAAGGTACATGACAGTAAATCAAATGGGAGTGAACACAATTGTGCAAGGGACAAGAGGTTACTTGGACCCCATATACTATAGCTCAGGACAACTTACTGATAAAAGCGATGTCTATAGCTTTGGTGTGATTTTGATAGAGTTGCTTACTAGGAAGAAACCTGTATCTTATAGATCCTCTCAAGGCCATAGCCTGGTTCAGCACTTTGATATTCTACTCTCAGAAGGAAGGTTAGATTACATACTAGATCGACAAGTTATCAATGAAGCGGGTGGAGAAGTCACGGATGTTGCTTTATTGGCAGCCATATGTGTACAACTGAGCGCTGAGGACAGGCCAACAATGAGAGTACTGGAGATGGCACTCGAAGCTATTCAAGCAGCTAAGGAGCCTGTTTCAAGTACTATGACTGATGACAGTTTTGACTGGACCTCCACATGGGTGCATGATATGTCCAATGAAGGATGACCAAACATTGATCAGATTACTGCTCACGGCAGCTTTGTCACAGTTTAATGGCACAACCGGCCTTGTCCCCAGGCTGCAATAATCGCTCCTAGAGAAATTTCCCAGTTTCCTGTACACATTATTAACAAGTGAAAATTATAGTTTTGAAGCATCCTGAAAGCAACGATGTTGGTATTGTACTAGCAAAGGTCATGTACTCATGTGATTTGTTGATTAGTTATGAACAGGACGGCCACAAAAATCACATTTCCTTGTGTTATATGAAGCTTTTGAACATCAATGATGGGCCCCAGAACATCAACGAGTACAAAAAATATCCTGAAGTCATGTCTTATGATCTTGAGGATGAGGATCCAAGTTATTTTGCTGCTGCAAGTTTTTGACTATAGGTGAGTTCTTAAACTAATAGCTGTTGCAGTGACCCATATTTCTTCCATGGATGTCATTCTTCTACGCGGTTGTCAGATTAGTTGATTTTTGCAATGGTCTATGAAGCCATGCTGTTCACCAGCGTGATTTTGAGTTGCCATAGACGGTGGACATCCTCGGAATGCAAGAGAAGGAATGTTGAATTCATTCTCTCACAGTTTGTGGGGATGTCAAAACTTGTGGTTCTGGCAGGGCAGTGGGCATGGGACTGTAAATTACCACCATAATCGTCCTCCCTAGTTTTGTGCGAGTACTTAATCAACCTTCTTTTAGGTACTGCTCCCTCCGTCCCTACAAATCTTGGTACGTATCGGATTGTTAAAAGTCAAATATTTTCATCTTTAATTAATAATATTTCTAATgataattaattttaaatagAATAGCTTACTTTGTTATCATAGTTGGTTCTATGACAAATCAACAaatattatttttatgttgtcagtctttataaaatttattatacttaatcaaaatttaaaagttTGATTTGGAGAAATTAAAACACAAAGCTATATTCTTGGACATATGGAGTAATTTTAATCTTAGATAATTGGATCAGGGCTAGTGGATGGCTCACCTTACTCTCAAACACCATAAAACTCCTGTACAAATAAATGGTGGCAACGGTTTCCATTGTCCTTTCTGGGATGTCTT from Panicum virgatum strain AP13 chromosome 7N, P.virgatum_v5, whole genome shotgun sequence includes the following:
- the LOC120680885 gene encoding wall-associated receptor kinase 3-like; amino-acid sequence: MWRHGRAIPFGISNGCSLPGFGLTCDSTHNPPRLLLGDDGGSSNLQVVRISIQEANIRVKYTTANITWDDSIPPSSGQYLLSGDLTQFLVTEPNDADVRGAALMPGNASNIISGSCTSFWHVKYNVTIQFWVPNDGGRHRHPSIGGTCHRSPANIPIARSSYTVGLRWLYPNHVYRIEAQQASSSDQWIERRRWALITLNKTQLDGNATCPKDLGSTFCHSRYSFCKTISHLTYPTRIRTCCPGYTCQCWDGYQGNPYLPNGCQDVDECKLPNKCYGHCTNIPGGYICRCPRGTHGLSIVSALGSGAMLLILVVGTMYLKRKIKMQRLERMKLKFFEQNRGQLLQLLVSERADIAEGMIITLNELQQATNNFDKALRLGGGGHGSVYKGILLSQDVVAIKRSNIVIQREIDEFINEVAILSQVKHRNIVKLLGCCLETEVPLLVYEFISNGTLYAHLHVRDPISLSWNDRLRIAVETSKALAYLHSLVSRPIIHRDIKSTNILHDDNLTVKLSDFGASRYMTVNQMGVNTIVQGTRGHSLVQHFDILLSEGRLDYILDRQVINEAGGEVTDVALLAAICVQLSAEDRPTMRVLEMALEAIQAAKEPVSSTMTDDSFDWTSTWVHDMSNEG